From a single Streptomyces misionensis genomic region:
- a CDS encoding DUF5133 domain-containing protein, with protein MLLPAEKELRALLARFAEARFRHDLQPTGHSSRELEDTSYTLCVMTGTRTVDEALAAADVMLERLRTERQAGTRPVLAA; from the coding sequence GTGTTGCTGCCTGCGGAGAAGGAACTGCGCGCGCTGCTGGCCCGCTTCGCCGAGGCTCGTTTCCGCCATGACCTCCAGCCCACCGGCCACTCCAGCCGGGAGCTGGAGGACACCTCGTACACGCTGTGTGTGATGACCGGCACCCGGACGGTGGACGAGGCCCTCGCCGCCGCGGACGTCATGCTGGAGCGGCTGCGCACCGAACGGCAGGCGGGCACCCGACCGGTCCTGGCCGCCTGA
- a CDS encoding SpoIIE family protein phosphatase, with protein MPAPLSPVDDVAADVPPGSPVGRLAATVERLRHEVRTAQAEAEGRALIELAKGILIERLGCGPAQAGRQLAELAEQAQVTSLELAVDVINQAARDRVAEVTEAFLSTAAAPSGQAEESAAVRLRAAESGVLAAHDAQAMADSLLEHALRPLGAVAVAIWAAGSDGSLALAGSAGFTAAEAARWCYVPPDVATVARRGLTEPDGQWLPSIAASGLPTIGRRDYPDGARIAVPAGAGGRIHGVLEIAWPGAEEPLPRPVVRQVETLAELCAHTLEDFVPSAGTSWGPRVVPDVAELMDLADGLHDPALVLVPHLDDDGRLVDFRIQHVNSRFLDPAGRSRAVVGGALLLEAYPMAAGAGELFQRVERVYATGEPFRAHRMRLTALVDQVPLSAVADISISRHGSSVLLIWRIEDETARLASLLQHAQRLGRIGGFEENLLTSEITWNGQLFDLYGRPPTSSPVPLEDLPAYSHPDDAVQIGRFLRTLLHQHRPASAAFRLRRPDGVTRHMRVVAEPVLDTAGQLFGVRGAYQDISAQHWTEVALAATRDQLAHTEQQAVERNRLTLQLQHAIMPPTQAPLRVPSLQVAVRYRPAETEHLVGGDWYDAVVLPSGLVLLCVGDVAGHGIEAATSMVVLRNALRGLAVTGAGPAQLLSWLNIVAHHLTGAVTATAVCGLYDAERRTLRWARAGHLPPVLVRTDEATPLPRLKGLLLGALPEAEYEETEVRLAAGDTLLMYTDGLIERRDRSVEESLSHLLETARSGPRTLDQQLDRLLTYSRSDTDDDTCIVGIRVG; from the coding sequence GTGCCCGCCCCGCTGTCGCCGGTGGACGACGTGGCGGCCGATGTGCCCCCCGGCTCCCCCGTCGGCAGGCTCGCCGCCACCGTGGAGCGGCTGCGCCACGAGGTGCGGACCGCGCAGGCCGAGGCCGAGGGCCGGGCGCTGATCGAACTGGCCAAGGGCATCCTGATCGAGCGGCTCGGCTGCGGTCCGGCCCAGGCCGGCCGGCAGCTCGCCGAGCTGGCCGAGCAGGCGCAGGTGACCTCGCTGGAACTCGCGGTGGACGTCATCAACCAGGCGGCCAGGGACCGGGTCGCGGAGGTGACCGAGGCCTTCCTGTCCACGGCCGCGGCCCCGTCCGGGCAGGCTGAGGAGTCCGCAGCCGTACGGCTGCGCGCCGCCGAGAGCGGCGTCCTGGCCGCCCACGACGCCCAGGCCATGGCCGACTCGCTGCTCGAACACGCCCTGCGCCCGCTCGGCGCCGTCGCGGTGGCCATCTGGGCGGCCGGCTCGGACGGTTCGCTCGCCCTGGCCGGCAGCGCGGGCTTCACGGCCGCCGAGGCGGCCCGCTGGTGCTACGTCCCGCCCGACGTGGCCACGGTGGCCCGGCGCGGACTGACCGAACCCGACGGGCAGTGGCTGCCCTCCATCGCCGCGTCGGGGCTGCCCACCATCGGGCGGCGCGACTACCCCGACGGCGCCCGGATCGCCGTGCCCGCCGGTGCGGGCGGCCGGATCCACGGCGTCCTGGAGATCGCCTGGCCCGGGGCCGAGGAGCCGCTGCCGCGGCCGGTGGTGCGCCAGGTGGAGACGCTCGCCGAACTGTGCGCGCACACCCTGGAGGACTTCGTGCCCTCCGCCGGGACCAGTTGGGGACCTCGGGTGGTGCCGGACGTGGCCGAGCTGATGGACCTGGCGGACGGGCTGCACGACCCGGCGCTGGTGCTGGTGCCGCACCTCGACGACGACGGGCGGCTCGTCGACTTCCGCATCCAGCACGTCAACAGCCGTTTCCTCGACCCGGCGGGCAGGTCGCGGGCCGTCGTCGGCGGGGCCCTGCTGCTGGAGGCCTACCCGATGGCCGCCGGCGCCGGCGAGCTGTTCCAGCGCGTGGAGCGGGTCTACGCCACCGGCGAGCCGTTCCGTGCGCACCGGATGCGGCTGACCGCGCTGGTCGACCAGGTGCCGCTGTCCGCGGTCGCCGACATCAGCATCAGCCGGCACGGCTCCAGCGTGCTGCTCATCTGGCGCATCGAGGACGAGACGGCGCGCCTGGCCAGTCTGCTCCAGCACGCCCAGCGGCTCGGCCGGATCGGCGGCTTCGAGGAGAACCTGCTCACCAGTGAGATCACCTGGAACGGCCAGCTGTTCGACCTCTACGGGCGCCCGCCCACGAGTTCCCCGGTGCCGCTGGAGGACCTGCCCGCCTACTCACACCCGGACGACGCCGTCCAGATCGGGCGGTTCCTGCGCACCCTGCTGCACCAGCACCGGCCGGCGTCCGCCGCCTTCCGACTGCGGCGGCCGGACGGTGTCACCCGGCACATGCGCGTGGTCGCCGAACCGGTCCTGGACACCGCCGGGCAGCTGTTCGGCGTGCGCGGCGCCTACCAGGACATCTCCGCCCAGCACTGGACCGAGGTGGCCCTCGCCGCGACCCGCGACCAGCTCGCCCACACCGAGCAGCAGGCCGTCGAGCGCAACCGGCTCACCCTCCAGCTCCAGCACGCCATCATGCCGCCCACCCAGGCGCCGTTGCGCGTGCCGAGCCTCCAGGTGGCGGTGCGCTACCGGCCGGCCGAGACGGAGCACCTGGTCGGCGGCGACTGGTACGACGCGGTGGTGCTGCCGTCGGGGCTGGTGCTGCTGTGCGTCGGCGATGTGGCCGGGCACGGGATCGAGGCGGCCACCAGCATGGTCGTCCTGCGCAACGCGCTGCGCGGCCTGGCCGTCACCGGAGCGGGTCCGGCGCAGCTGCTGTCCTGGCTGAACATCGTCGCCCACCATCTGACGGGCGCGGTCACCGCGACCGCCGTGTGCGGTCTGTACGACGCCGAGCGCCGTACGCTGCGCTGGGCGCGGGCCGGGCACCTGCCGCCGGTCCTGGTGCGCACGGACGAGGCCACCCCGCTGCCCAGGCTCAAGGGCCTGCTGCTGGGCGCCCTGCCGGAGGCGGAGTACGAGGAGACCGAGGTGCGGCTGGCCGCGGGCGACACCCTGCTGATGTACACCGACGGGCTGATCGAGCGCCGGGACCGCTCGGTGGAGGAGTCCCTGTCCCATCTGCTGGAGACGGCGCGTTCGGGCCCCCGGACCCTGGACCAGCAGCTGGACCGGCTGCTCACGTACAGCAGGTCGGACACCGACGACGACACCTGCATCGTGGGCATCAGGGTCGGCTGA